One region of Miscanthus floridulus cultivar M001 chromosome 19, ASM1932011v1, whole genome shotgun sequence genomic DNA includes:
- the LOC136528572 gene encoding NAC domain-containing protein 21/22-like, which translates to MAINSLSMVEARLPPGFRFHPRDDELVLDYLAKKLGGGAGPGGPVVVSIYGCPTMVDVDLNKCEPWDLPDIACIGGKEWYFYSLRDRKYATGQRTNRATDSGYWKATGKDRPISRKGLLVGMRKTLVFYQGRAPKGKKTEWVMHEFRMEGQGDPMKLPFKEDWVLCRVFYKSRATVAKPPTESSSSFNIDAATTSLPPLIDNNYNISFDQPGSSVQNLEGYEQVPCFSSNPSQPSPSMNAPLTSAAMADPEQHMGKSIIKDVLMSQFSRFEGSVKREAPQSNFSQDGFEYLAESGFTQMWNSFN; encoded by the exons ATGGCCATCAACTCGCTGAGCATGGTGGAGGCCAGGCTGCCTCCGGGGTTCAGGTTCCACCCGCGGGACGACGAGCTCGTGCTCGACTACCTCGCCAagaagctcggcggcggcgccggccccGGCGGCCCGGTGGTGGTGAGCATCTACGGCTGCCCCACCATGGTCGACGTCGATCTCAACAAGTGCGAGCCCTGGGACCTTCCTG ATATCGCGTGCATTGGTGGAAAAGAGTGGTATTTCTACAGCCTTAGGGATAGAAAGTATGCTACCGGCCAACGCACAAACAGAGCAACTGATTCGGGATATTGGAAGGCCACTGGGAAAGACCGTCCAATAAGCCGGAAAGGGTTACTTGTTGGTATGCGCAAAACCCTTGTGTTTTATCAAGGTAGAGCCCCAAAAGGGAAGAAGaccgagtgggttatgcatgaattTCGCATGGAAGGGCAAGGTGATCCCATGAAATTACCTTTCAAG GAGGACTGGGTCTTGTGTAGAGTTTTCTATAAGAGTAGGGCGACAGTTGCAAAGCCACCCACAGAGAGTAGCAGCAGCTTCAATATTGATGCAGCCACAACTTCATTGCCTCCCCTCATTGACAACAACTACAATATTTCCTTTGACCAGCCTGGCTCATCAGTGCAAAACCTAGAGGGTTATGAGCAAGTGCCCTGCTTCTCCAGTAACCCCTCTCAGCCATCGCCATCGATGAACGCTCCGCTGACATCTGCCGCCATGGCTGATCCGGAGCAGCACATGGGAAAGTCAATAATCAAGGATGTTCTCATGAGCCAGTTCAGCAGGTTCGAAGGCAGCGTCAAGAGGGAGGCACCTCAAAGCAATTTTTCACAGGATGGGTTTGAGTACTTAGCTGAGAGTGGCTTCACACAGATGTGGAATTCGTTCAATTAA